The segment CGAGGCGGTAATCCAAAAGGAATGTTTTTTTTCCGATCGGACAGATAGATTGCCGGCAGTGGCAAACATCCACTGCCTTTGGTAATACAACTGCGAGAGTCGAACCAGCTCTCCAATAAAACCTTGGTCACCCAATCCTATTTATTGATCCTCTCCACATAGGTGATGTCGCGAAGGTCAATTTTCACCATATCCCCTTGTTTGATAAAGATAGGGACATTGACTTCCCCACCTGTTTCAACGGTAACTCTCTTCAATGCAAGACCTGTTGTGTCTCCTTTGAGCCCGTCTTCCGCGTAAGTGACTTCGAGTACGGCAAAGTTCGGAGGAATGACACCGATTGGCTTGTCTTCGTAAAAAGAAACTTCTACGGGAGTTTCTTCTTTCATGAATGGAAGGATATCTTCTACATAATCCTTGGAGACAGGGATTTGTTCGTAATCATTCACGTCCATGAAAATGATATCGTCACCGTCTGCATAACAGAACTGCATTTTTCTCTTTTCCAATTCAACACTTTCCAATTTTTCCGCAGCTTTGAATGTTCTTTCAATAGAAGAGTCTTTGATAACGTTCTTTAGTTTGGTACGAATGAACGCAGATCCTTTTCCCGGGTTAACAAATTCGGTTTTAACCACGGAATAAAGTTCGTTTTCGATTTTAAGGATCATGCCCTTCTTAACTTCTGTAATGCCTAATGTCATAATTTCAATCTCGTAAAACAAAATCCAGGGGACTTGCCATGGTGTCAATCCAAGTATGGTCATAAGATGAGCCAGGAAGATTGGATGTGGCAAATGCAGAATCGAATTACCGATCTTGCCACGTTGAAAAACCATATTACCCTTTCTGAGGAAGAAGAATCCGTTTTCCAGGCCGCGCAGGAACAATTTTCGTTTTCTATCACTCCTTACTATCTCTCTCTGCTCCATCCTACTGACGCAGCTTGCCCCATCCGAAAACAAGTTCTACCAAGATCGAATGAGTTAATTCGCGCAGAAAATGAATGGGAAGATCCTTTGGCGGAGCAAGTTCATATGCCAATCAAAGGGGTAACCCATAGGTATCCTGATCGGGCCATTTGGTATATTTCTCATGTTTGTGCCGTTTATTGCAGATTTTGCACCAGGAAAAGGAAAGTTTCCAAGCCAACGGAAACTCCGAACCGGGAAGAATGGCAAGAGGCCCTGGAATACTTCCGAAACCATACGGAGATCAAAGAAGTGATACTTTCCGGTGGAGATCCTTTGACTCTTTCCGATCAACACATTGATTATTTACTGAGTGAATTAAGTACAATCAATCATATCAATCATTTGAGAGTTCATACAAGATATCCGGTTACTATGCCAATGAGAATCACCGATTCTCTTTGCGAAATTTTTTCTAAATACTTTCCATTGTACATTGTCACTCATTTCAATCATCCGAAAGAACTTACTCAAGAAGTAAAAGTGGCGATCGAAAAATTGATTCGAAAAGGGAATGTAACTGTTTTAAATCAGTCGGTTCTGCTGAAAGGTGTGAACGATACCGTGGAAACTCTGGAAGAGCTCAATTATAAATTGGTCCGATTCGGGATTAAACCTTATTATTTGCATCAATGTGACGAAGTTTACGGTAGCTCCGGTTTTGTGGTGCCTATCGAAGAAGGAATTCGCCTAATGTATGCTATCCGAGGGAGAATGTCCGGGCTTACCGTTCCCAATTATGTGAAAGATCTGACCGGTGGCGGTGGGAAAGTACTACTCGGGCCAAATTATTTGATAGAGAAGAAAGAAACTTCCTATCTGTTTAAAAATTTTAATGGAGGAGAATATGAAGTTACTCATTAGATTTCCGGTTATTGCGGCATCATTTTTATTTTTTCTTATAATGTGCAAATCTTCCCAACTTTCGGAAGTATCCGGCAGAATAAACGACCCTAAAGAAAATCGTAACGATAGCGGGAAATTTACGGCAAAACCAATCACAAAACTTCGATTAACCTATGATTCCGTTTGGTCCCCGAAAAAGGATTTTGTGTTATTGGAATCCGGCAGTTTGCACGAAAGCGGGAATTCTTACAAAATAGAATATCAAGATGTAAAAGCGGGCGAGATAGCCTGGATTAAAGTT is part of the Leptospira kobayashii genome and harbors:
- a CDS encoding KamA family radical SAM protein gives rise to the protein MSQEDWMWQMQNRITDLATLKNHITLSEEEESVFQAAQEQFSFSITPYYLSLLHPTDAACPIRKQVLPRSNELIRAENEWEDPLAEQVHMPIKGVTHRYPDRAIWYISHVCAVYCRFCTRKRKVSKPTETPNREEWQEALEYFRNHTEIKEVILSGGDPLTLSDQHIDYLLSELSTINHINHLRVHTRYPVTMPMRITDSLCEIFSKYFPLYIVTHFNHPKELTQEVKVAIEKLIRKGNVTVLNQSVLLKGVNDTVETLEELNYKLVRFGIKPYYLHQCDEVYGSSGFVVPIEEGIRLMYAIRGRMSGLTVPNYVKDLTGGGGKVLLGPNYLIEKKETSYLFKNFNGGEYEVTH
- the efp gene encoding elongation factor P; its protein translation is MTLGITEVKKGMILKIENELYSVVKTEFVNPGKGSAFIRTKLKNVIKDSSIERTFKAAEKLESVELEKRKMQFCYADGDDIIFMDVNDYEQIPVSKDYVEDILPFMKEETPVEVSFYEDKPIGVIPPNFAVLEVTYAEDGLKGDTTGLALKRVTVETGGEVNVPIFIKQGDMVKIDLRDITYVERINK